The sequence AAGGCGCATTTTAAGGATTTTGAGATTATTTATGATGGAAATTTAGACTACGGCGTTGGTATCACAACGATGATAAAGGCTGATAGCAAAGTCGCTGGGGTAAGCGCTGCTAGCATATTAGCAAAGGTTAGCCGCGATAGTTTAATGAAAGGCTGGGATAAAATTTACTCAAAGTATGGCTTTGCTGGGCACAAAGGATATGGCACAAAAGCACATCTAGATGCCATTGTTAAGTTTGGCTATTCAAGCCTTCATAGAAAAAGCTTTGTAGTAAAGTCTTTTGAAAAATCTCTATTTGACTAAGATTAATTATCTAAGCATCAAATAGATGCTTAGATAACGCCTTTTTTAATGGCAACCGCAACCGCAACTACCGCTACTTTTAATAGCATCAAATACAGCATCGTAGTTTGGCTCTTCTGTCACTTCAGGGACGATTTGTTTGTGAATTATTACGCCATCATTGATGACAAATACCGCTCTTGCAAGTAGCCCTTTTAGTGGGCCATCGCTCATTAAAACGCCATAGTTTTTAGCAAATTCTCCGTATCTAAAGTCACTTCCAACATGTAAATTTTCTATGCCTTCAGTCGTGCAAAATCTCCCCATCGCAAATGGCAAATCATTTGAGATGATGCTAAGTTTTACACCATGTTTGCCAGCTACTTTTTCGTTAAATTTACGAGCCTCTGCTGCGCAAACGCCAGTATCAAGTGATGGCAAGCAAACAAGTACTTCTACGCCATTATTTCCGCCCACGCTAAACTCGCTAAGATCTTGCGCTACGACTTTTGCTTCAGGCGCATAAGAACCTACAAAGACCTCGTTTCCACTTAAATTTACCTCACTACCTTTAAATTTTGTAGTTGCCATATCTATCTCCTTTATTATTTTTTTGCTTTTTTAAATGCTTGATCAAGATCTGCTATTAGATCATCAGCGTTTTCGATACCGATTGCTAGGCGAAGCAAGTTTTGCTTTATGCCGATCTTATCTAGCGCCTCTTTTGGATATGCCTCATGTGTCATCGTCGCAGGCCTGCAAATGAGGCTTTCTGCGCCGCCAAGGCTCACTGCTAGATCAAAAATTTCTAGCGATTTTACAAATTTATTTACATCATATTTTTCATCTAACTCAAATGAGATAAGTGCACCGATGTCGCTTGCTTGAGCCGCTTGCATCTTTGCCTCTTGCTCGCTATATGAGCCGGCAAAATGCACCACGCTAACTGCGTCATTATTTTGTAAAAATTTGATTATTTTATGTGTATTTTGCGTTTGCCTATCAAACCTAACGCTAAGCGTTTTAAGCCCACGTATTAGGTAGTATGCGTCCATCGGGCTGATGATGCCACCAAGTGTGTTTTTAGCAAATTTTATCTTCTCAGCCAAAGCATCATCGTTTAGCGTGACGATACCAGCGATCACATCAGCGTGTCCACCGATATACTTTGTAGCGCTATAAACCACGATATCAGCTCCATGATCAAGCACTCTTTGATAGTAAGGCGTCAAAAATGTATTATCCACGATGACTAGAGCGCCCTTTTTGTGAGCGATCTTTGAAATTCTAGCGATGTCTGTCACTCTTAAGAGAGGATTTGACGGAGTTTCGATAAATATTGCCGCTACGTCGTCACTTATGTCATCTTCGCTTAAAAAATTTAGATCGTCTATAAATTCGCTCTTTATGCCATGGCTTTCAAAAACGGTTGTGACATATCTATAAGTGCCACCATAGACATTGCTATTTAGCAGGACTTTTTGCCCAGTTTTTATAAGGCTAAGTGCGGCT comes from Campylobacter concisus and encodes:
- a CDS encoding ribonuclease HII, whose product is MAKICGIDEAGRGALAGPLSVAACVLNKEISGLNDSKKLTAKKREELFKEIIKSSNFLIIYFSNTQIDELGLSECLRRALKLFKAHFKDFEIIYDGNLDYGVGITTMIKADSKVAGVSAASILAKVSRDSLMKGWDKIYSKYGFAGHKGYGTKAHLDAIVKFGYSSLHRKSFVVKSFEKSLFD
- the tpx gene encoding thiol peroxidase gives rise to the protein MATTKFKGSEVNLSGNEVFVGSYAPEAKVVAQDLSEFSVGGNNGVEVLVCLPSLDTGVCAAEARKFNEKVAGKHGVKLSIISNDLPFAMGRFCTTEGIENLHVGSDFRYGEFAKNYGVLMSDGPLKGLLARAVFVINDGVIIHKQIVPEVTEEPNYDAVFDAIKSSGSCGCGCH
- a CDS encoding trans-sulfuration enzyme family protein, translating into MQDDLENFQEFAYSRGSNPTKKAFDEIFAKVEGSKYAFSFGSGMAATAAALSLIKTGQKVLLNSNVYGGTYRYVTTVFESHGIKSEFIDDLNFLSEDDISDDVAAIFIETPSNPLLRVTDIARISKIAHKKGALVIVDNTFLTPYYQRVLDHGADIVVYSATKYIGGHADVIAGIVTLNDDALAEKIKFAKNTLGGIISPMDAYYLIRGLKTLSVRFDRQTQNTHKIIKFLQNNDAVSVVHFAGSYSEQEAKMQAAQASDIGALISFELDEKYDVNKFVKSLEIFDLAVSLGGAESLICRPATMTHEAYPKEALDKIGIKQNLLRLAIGIENADDLIADLDQAFKKAKK